A DNA window from Engystomops pustulosus chromosome 6, aEngPut4.maternal, whole genome shotgun sequence contains the following coding sequences:
- the CASZ1 gene encoding zinc finger protein castor homolog 1 isoform X3, whose translation MKVDYLSEFSFGLSDYAERSVCTDGTSGKPKMAAKRKGGLKLNAICAKLSRQVVSEQGSDTGDAEAGPLESSERDGEQKRKVDPTEALSTDQRSAEEDKRRREVIEKWVNGEYTDEPTERTNKDCKRIGLPELPPEGVYMVQPKGCSDDEDNTEEPRAPQGTRYLEERESERTVSKDAEAPTKLPSGAPSGAPTGEASSLRDYAANTMSEFLGMFGYTQPNVRDELAKKISFEKINPATSEPTSAEDPLSKRARFSKYEEYIRKLKAGENLSWPAHVVKAEELNSKTIQSKESASTLQPLTSRGPGHEAVILQEPKTTVLPLTTAGSSQMQGLMSRSSKYDFFIQKLKTGESLRPQNGNTYKKPSKYDLENVKYLHLFKPGEGNQDMGGSIAFKTGKVGRPSKYDVRNIQKLTPLKAAAVVPSISPAPLTSTPTTPVPASEQPVTLPFNTPEYLKSTFSKTDSITTGTVSTVKNGLPPDKPPEDVNIYQKYISRFSGSQHCGHIHCAYQYREHYHCLDPECNYQRFTSKQDVIRHYNMHKKRDNSLQHGFMRFSPLDDCSVYYHGCHLNGKSTHYHCMQVGCNKVYTSTSDVMTHENFHKKNTQLINDGFQRFRATEDCGTVECQFYGQKTTHFHCRRPGCSFTFKNKCDIEKHKSYHIKDDAYAKDGFKKFYKYEECKYEGCVYSKATNHFHCIRTGCGFTFTSTSQMTSHKRKHERRHIRSSGVLGLSSSLIGGKDNDLEESSNDDLIDFSALSSKNSSLSASPTSQQSSVSLVPNVSEAPSPQTHKSTSTIPPTTKISALLSQTLPTTMPLALAMSSAALPAGSGPYFPIVSGRGSTTLPLNASNIMPAAAPDSSPQSASGASDQNSTSPAATSIMEKISASKGLISPMMARLAAAALKQSPSPEAAGNGQTTGRLSFKTETSDPEGTLQNSSQEHSLDLSLNSEPNGQDTVCDPLLHPTFANKSQHSNAGSSLSLKADAESSDSGAGESTHYLGKVMKALDREKNSVPWKTYLRRFDPVDVCDHQCDFLHKLHFHCIVEECGALFSTQDGAVKHANFHFRTDVGTKGGSDISFTGENKVSPMSASPPIPTTLTPGCEVPAPCHAAVPSTPTLLAWKQLASSIPQIPQIPASVPSLASSPMATTSLENAKPQVKPGFLQFQENDPCLATDCKYANKFHFHCLFGNCKYVCKTSGKAESHCLDHINPNNSLVNVRDQFAYYSLQCLCPNQHCEFRMRGHYHCLRPSCYFVTNITTKLPWHVKKHEKAERRAANGFKYFTKREECGRLGCKYNQVNSHFHCIREGCQFSFLLKHQMTSHARKHMRRMLGKNFDRVPGQMVSHTQLSGSAAHSPSSTENTSAFQTTAQNMMDTETDECMDYSGLGSPGGMSSESSNLDRSCSSTPVGNDSADAGCLIPSASDDTHNAPPPPPAAAMPHAPSFPPALVRPPLTSLPFLLSPSCVSYSLITASLGVSRGIVVPTSSAPTFTPVIATPAPVKSDVPLVQDAAGNTITMPTASGAKKRFWIIEDMSPFGKRRKTASSRKMLDEGMMLEGFRRYDLYEDCKDTACQFSLKVTHYHCTRENCGYKFCGRTHMYKHAQHHDRVDNLVLDDFKRFKSSLSCNFPDCQFSGNSTHFHCLRCGFRCTDSTKVTAHRKHHGKQDVISAAGFCQFSSSADCEVPECKYKLKCSHFHCTYPSCKHTVVGMSQMDSHKRKHEKQERGELPSVSPGQEGSTQCSADYDLQNPPVNLDSSLNLSTDTHNSLLFLKNAAGVGLNDSLDLSKKPQDGAESVLRENTQIANCGDADDDMSQDEEEEDDEEEEDEELNEDEEEEDDEEDLNTDSEDSLPDGECLSRKDNKESAGDSTNHCDTSKNPLNLQTSP comes from the exons CTGAAAGAAGTGTTTGCACTGACGGAACCTCAGGAAAGCCGAAGATGGCTGCCAAACGGAAAGGCGGCCTGAAACTAAATGCTATCTGTGCCAAACTGAGCCGGCAAGTTGTATCAGAACAGGGATCAGATACAGGAGATGCTGAAGCTGGACCCTTAGAAAGCAGTGAAAGGGATGGGGAGCAGAAACGAAAAGTGGATCCAACTGAAGCCCTGAGCACTGATCAAAGAAGTGCCGAGGAAGATAAGCGACGTAGGGAAGTAATAGAGAAATGGGTCAACGGAGAATACACAGATGAACCCACTGAAAGGACGAACAAAGACTGCAAAAGAATAGGACTCCCGGAGCTTCCCCCCGAGGGGGTCTATATGGTACAGCCAAAAGGGTGCAGTGATGACGAAGATAACACtgaggagcccagagcccctcaaggGACTAGATACCTGGAAGAGAGAGAATCCGAGAGGACAGTCTCCAAGGATGCAGAAGCCCCAACTAAGCTACCCTCAGGAGCACCCTCAGGTGCACCCACAG GAGAAGCATCCTCTTTGCGGGATTATGCAGCCAACACTATGAGTGAATTTCTGGGGATGTTTGGGTACACTCAACCCAATGTGAGAGATGAGCTTGCAAAGAAAATTAGCTTTGAGAAGATCAATCCTGCTACCTCAGAGCCAACCTCTGCTGAAGACCCTCTCAGCAAAAGAGCCAGGTTCTCGAAATATGAAGAGTACATCAGAAAGCTGAAAGCTGGAGAGAACCTGTCTTGGCCTGCCCACGTTGTAAAAGCTGAGGAACTCAACTCCAAAACTATACAAAGCAAAGAGAGCGCATCAACTCTGCAGCCACTAACCAGCAGAGGCCCGGGACATGAGGCAGTCATTTTACAAGAACCCAAAACTACTGTTTTGCCTCTGACGACAGCTGGCAGCTCTCAAATGCAAGGCCTTATGTCTCGATCTTCCAAATATGACTTTTTTATTCAGAAATTAAAAACTGGAGAGTCGTTGCGACCACAAAATGGAAACACCTACAAAAAACCCTCCAAATATGACCTGGAGAATGTCAAGTATCTTCACCTTTTTAAGCCCGGTGAAGGCAACCAAGACATGGGCGGTTCTATCGCTTTTAAAACAGGAAAGGTTGGCCGTCCTTCTAAGTACGATGTGCGCAATATCCAAAAACTCACTCCACTCAAAGCTGCAGCAGTTGTCCCCAgtatatcccctgctcctctcacaAGCACCCCTACCACTCCAGTGCCCGCATCCGAGCAACCAGTCACATTGCCTTTCAACACTCCTGAATATCTAAAGTCAACTTTCTCAAAGACAGACTCCATCACTACAGGAACAGTCTCCACTGTTAA GAATGGACTCCCCCCAGACAAGCCCCCCGAAGATGTAAATATTTACCAGAAATACATTTCCAG ATTTTCTGGCAGCCAACACTGCGGTCATATTCACTGTGCGTATCAGTACCGGGAGCATTACCACTGCCTGGACCCGGAGTGTAACTACCAG AGATTTACTAGCAAGCAAGATGTTATTCGACATTACAATATGCACAAGAAACGAGACAATTCTCTGCAACATGGATTTATGCGTTTCAGTCCTTTAGATGACTGCAGTGTTTACTATCATGGCTGCCATTTAAATGGCAAAAGCACACACTATCACTGCATGCAG GTGGGATGTAACAAAGTGTACACAAGCACCTCAGATGtgatgacacatgaaaacttccATAAGAAGAACACTCAGCTGATTAATGATGGCTTTCAGCGCTTCCGAGCCACTGAAGACTGTGGCACCGTGGAATGCCAGTTCTATGGGCAGAAAACCACTCATTTTCACTGCAG ACGTCCAGGATGCAGCTTTACCTTCAAGAATAAGTGTGACATAGAGAAGCACAAGAGCTACCATATAAAAGATGATGCATATGCAAAAGATGGATTCAAGAAGTTCTACAAATATGAGGAATGCAAATACGAGGGATGTGTGTATAGCAAAGCTACCAACCACTTTCACTGTATACGCACTGGATGTGGCTTTACCTTCACCTCTACCAGCCAGATGACCTCACATAAACGCAAACATGAGAGACGTCACATCCGTAGCTCAGGGGTCCTTGGGCTCTCCTCTTCCCTGATTGGAGGAAAGGACAATGATCTGGAAGAGTCCAGCAATGATGATCTCATTGACTTCTCTGCTTTGAGTAGCAAGAACTCTAGTCTGAGTGCCTCCCCTACGAGCCAGCAGTCTTCCGTATCCCTGGTCCCAAATGTATCTGAAGCACCTTCACCACAAACACATAAATCCACCAGCACCATTCCGCCAACAACAAAGATCTCAGCTCTTCTATCCCAGACATTGCCCACAACTATGCCCCTGGCTTTAGCCATGTCTAGCGCAGCACTTCCTGCTGGTTCTGGGCCATACTTTCCTATCGTGAGTGGCCGTGGAAGCACCACATTACCTCTGAATGCAAGTAATATAATGCCTGCAGCAGCTCCAGATTCTTCTCCGCAGTCAGCTTCTGGGGCCAGTGATCAAAACAGCACTTCCCCAGCTGCTACATCCATAATGGAAAAGATTTCCGCTAGTAAGGGTCTAATCTCCCCAATGATGGCACGGTTGGCAGCAGCGGCACTCAAGCAGTCTCCTTCTCCTGAAGCAG CAGGCAATGGTCAAACAACAGGTCGCCTTAGCTTTAAAACAGAAACTTCAGATCCTGAGGGAACACTACAGAACAGCTCCCAAGAGCACAGTCTAGACCTTAGTTTGAACAG TGAGCCCAATGGACAAGACACAGTATGTGATCCGCTGCTTCATCCCACTTTTGCAAATAAG AGCCAACACAGCAATGCAGGGAGTTCTCTAAGCCTAAAAGCAGACGCCGAGAGCAGTGACTCTGGAGCTGGGGAGTCAACGCATTATCTAGGCAAAGTAATGAAGGCCCTTGACCGTGAAAAGAACTCCGTACCTTGGAAGACATACCTGCGCAG ATTTGATCCGGTGGACGTGTGTGACCATCAGTGCGATTTCCTGCATAAACTGCACTTTCACTGCATTGTGGAAGAATGTGGAGCTCTTTTCAGTACTCAGGATGGAGCCGTCAAACATGCAAA CTTTCATTTTCGGACTGATGTAGGAACAAAGGGCGGCTCCGATATTTCTTTTACAGGAGAAAATAAGGTCTCCCCCATGTCAGCATCGCCTCCTATCCCCACAACTCTGACACCTGGATGTGAGGTTCCTGCTCCCTGCCATGCTGCTGTCCCATCTACACCAACTCTACTAGCATGGAAACAGCTAGCGTCATCCATACCCCAAATCCCGCAAATACCAGCATCGGTACCCAGTTTAGCCTCATCTCCCATGGCAACAACTTCTCTTGAAAATGCGAAACCTCAAGTCAAGCCAGGTTTCCTACAGTTCCAGGAAAA CGATCCTTGCCTGGCCACTGACTGCAAATATGCAAACAAATTTCATTTTCATTGTTTATTTGGAAACTGCAAATATGTGTGTAAGACATCAGGAAAAGCGGAATCCCACTGCCTCGACCACATCAACCCCAACAACAGCCTAGTGAATGTGCGAGACCAATTTGCGTATTACTCCTTGCAGTGTCTCTGCCCAAACCAG CACTGTGAATTCAGAATGCGTGGACACTACCATTGTTTAAGGCCCAGCTGTTACTTTGTCACCAACATAACCACTAAGCTTCCATGGCATGTGAAAAAACACGAGAAGGCAGAACGAAGAGCAGCAAATGGCTTCAAATACTTCACCAAGAGGGAAGAATGTGGCAGATTAG GATGCAAATACAACCAGGTGAATAGCCATTTCCACTGCATTCGGGAAGGCTGTCAGTTCTCATTCCTCCTTAAACACCAGATGACATCACATGCCCGCAAGCACATGAGGAGAATGCTGGGAAAGAATTTTGACCGAGTACCTGGACAG ATGGTCTCCCATACTCAGCTGAGTGGCAGTGCAGCCCACAGTCCGTCCTCTACAGAAAATACTTCAGCGTTCCAGACCACAGCCCAAAACATGATGGACACAGAGACTGATGAGTGCATGGACTACTCTGGTTTGGGCAGCCCTGGCGGGATGTCTTCAGAGTCCTCCAACCTTGATCGCAGCTGCTCCAGTACCCCGGTGGGCAATGACAGTGCTGATGCAG GCTGCCTGATCCCTTCTGCTTCTGACGACACCCACAATGCACCTCCACCACCGCCAGCAGCGGCTATGCCTCATGCTCCTTCCTTTCCTCCTGCCTTGGTTAGGCCTCCCCTTACTTCCCTACCGTTCCTGCTCTCTCCATCTTGTGTCTCATACTCCTTGATCACTGCCAGCCTTGGGGTCAGCAGGGGCATTGTGGTGCCAACAAGCAGCGCTCCAACTTTTACACCAGTAATAGCCACTCCAGCTCCCGTCAAAAGTGATGTCCCACTAGTACAGGATGCAGCAG GAAACACCATAACCATGCCAACAGCTTCTGGAGCCAAAAAACGATTCTGGATCATTGAGGATATGTCACCTTTTGGCAAAAGACGGAAGACTGCCTCTTCACGCAAAATGTTGGATGAAGGGATGATGTTGGAAGGATTCCGACGTTATGACCTGTATGAAGATTGTAAGGATACAGCATGCCAGTTTTCTCTGAAGGTCACTCACTACCACTGCACCAGAGAAAACTGTGGCTATAAGTTCTGTGGACGAACCCACATGTATAAGCATGCACAGCACCATGACAGAGTGGACAACCTTGTACTTGATGACTTTAAGCGTTTCAAATCCTCTCTTAGCTGCAACTTCCCTGACTGTCAGTTCTCTGGCAATAGCACACATTTTCACTGCTTGCGTTGTGGTTTCCGCTGCACCGACAGCACGAAAGTGACCGCCCACCGTAAGCACCACGGAAAGCAAGATGTCATCAGTGCCGCAGGTTTctgtcagttcagttccagtgCTGACTGCGAGGTGCCCGAATGCAAGTACAAGCTGAAGTGCTCACACTTTCATTGCACTTATCCCAGCTGCAAGCACACTGTAGTGGGAATGTCTCAAATGGACTCACATAAGCGTAAGCATGAGAAACAGGAAAGGGGGGAACTACCTTCAGTTTCTCCTGGGCAAGAGGGGTCCACTCAATGTAGTGCTGACTATGACCTTCAAAATCCACCAGTGAACTTGGACAGTTCCCTAAATTTGAGCACAGACACTCATAACTCCCTTCTGTTTCTGAAAAATGCTGCAGGGGTGGGCCTCAATGACTCCCTGGACCTTAGCAAGAAACCACAGGATGGGGCTGAAAGTGTCCTTAGGGAAAACACTCAGATAGCAAACTGTGGGGATGCTGATGATGACATGTCTCAGGATGAAGAAGAAGAGGAtgacgaagaggaggaggatgaagaactcaatgaagatgaagaggaggaagatGATGAGGAAGATCTGAACACAGATTCTGAGGACTCCTTGCCTGATGGTGAATGTTTATCAAGGAAAGACAACAAAGAAAGTGCTGGGGATTCTACAAACCACTGTGATACCTCCAAAAATCCACTGAACCTCCAAACATCCCCATAA
- the CASZ1 gene encoding zinc finger protein castor homolog 1 isoform X2: MKVDYLSEFSFGLSDYAERSVCTDGTSGKPKMAAKRKGGLKLNAICAKLSRQVVSEQGSDTGDAEAGPLESSERDGEQKRKVDPTEALSTDQRSAEEDKRRREVIEKWVNGEYTDEPTERTNKDCKRIGLPELPPEGVYMVQPKGCSDDEDNTEEPRAPQGTRYLEERESERTVSKDAEAPTKLPSGAPSGAPTGEASSLRDYAANTMSEFLGMFGYTQPNVRDELAKKISFEKINPATSEPTSAEDPLSKRARFSKYEEYIRKLKAGENLSWPAHVVKAEELNSKTIQSKESASTLQPLTSRGPGHEAVILQEPKTTVLPLTTAGSSQMQGLMSRSSKYDFFIQKLKTGESLRPQNGNTYKKPSKYDLENVKYLHLFKPGEGNQDMGGSIAFKTGKVGRPSKYDVRNIQKLTPLKAAAVVPSISPAPLTSTPTTPVPASEQPVTLPFNTPEYLKSTFSKTDSITTGTVSTVKNGLPPDKPPEDVNIYQKYISRFSGSQHCGHIHCAYQYREHYHCLDPECNYQRFTSKQDVIRHYNMHKKRDNSLQHGFMRFSPLDDCSVYYHGCHLNGKSTHYHCMQVGCNKVYTSTSDVMTHENFHKKNTQLINDGFQRFRATEDCGTVECQFYGQKTTHFHCRRPGCSFTFKNKCDIEKHKSYHIKDDAYAKDGFKKFYKYEECKYEGCVYSKATNHFHCIRTGCGFTFTSTSQMTSHKRKHERRHIRSSGVLGLSSSLIGGKDNDLEESSNDDLIDFSALSSKNSSLSASPTSQQSSVSLVPNVSEAPSPQTHKSTSTIPPTTKISALLSQTLPTTMPLALAMSSAALPAGSGPYFPIVSGRGSTTLPLNASNIMPAAAPDSSPQSASGASDQNSTSPAATSIMEKISASKGLISPMMARLAAAALKQSPSPEAGNGQTTGRLSFKTETSDPEGTLQNSSQEHSLDLSLNSNEPNGQDTVCDPLLHPTFANKSQHSNAGSSLSLKADAESSDSGAGESTHYLGKVMKALDREKNSVPWKTYLRRFDPVDVCDHQCDFLHKLHFHCIVEECGALFSTQDGAVKHANFHFRTDVGTKGGSDISFTGENKVSPMSASPPIPTTLTPGCEVPAPCHAAVPSTPTLLAWKQLASSIPQIPQIPASVPSLASSPMATTSLENAKPQVKPGFLQFQENDPCLATDCKYANKFHFHCLFGNCKYVCKTSGKAESHCLDHINPNNSLVNVRDQFAYYSLQCLCPNQHCEFRMRGHYHCLRPSCYFVTNITTKLPWHVKKHEKAERRAANGFKYFTKREECGRLGCKYNQVNSHFHCIREGCQFSFLLKHQMTSHARKHMRRMLGKNFDRVPGQMVSHTQLSGSAAHSPSSTENTSAFQTTAQNMMDTETDECMDYSGLGSPGGMSSESSNLDRSCSSTPVGNDSADAGCLIPSASDDTHNAPPPPPAAAMPHAPSFPPALVRPPLTSLPFLLSPSCVSYSLITASLGVSRGIVVPTSSAPTFTPVIATPAPVKSDVPLVQDAAGNTITMPTASGAKKRFWIIEDMSPFGKRRKTASSRKMLDEGMMLEGFRRYDLYEDCKDTACQFSLKVTHYHCTRENCGYKFCGRTHMYKHAQHHDRVDNLVLDDFKRFKSSLSCNFPDCQFSGNSTHFHCLRCGFRCTDSTKVTAHRKHHGKQDVISAAGFCQFSSSADCEVPECKYKLKCSHFHCTYPSCKHTVVGMSQMDSHKRKHEKQERGELPSVSPGQEGSTQCSADYDLQNPPVNLDSSLNLSTDTHNSLLFLKNAAGVGLNDSLDLSKKPQDGAESVLRENTQIANCGDADDDMSQDEEEEDDEEEEDEELNEDEEEEDDEEDLNTDSEDSLPDGECLSRKDNKESAGDSTNHCDTSKNPLNLQTSP; the protein is encoded by the exons CTGAAAGAAGTGTTTGCACTGACGGAACCTCAGGAAAGCCGAAGATGGCTGCCAAACGGAAAGGCGGCCTGAAACTAAATGCTATCTGTGCCAAACTGAGCCGGCAAGTTGTATCAGAACAGGGATCAGATACAGGAGATGCTGAAGCTGGACCCTTAGAAAGCAGTGAAAGGGATGGGGAGCAGAAACGAAAAGTGGATCCAACTGAAGCCCTGAGCACTGATCAAAGAAGTGCCGAGGAAGATAAGCGACGTAGGGAAGTAATAGAGAAATGGGTCAACGGAGAATACACAGATGAACCCACTGAAAGGACGAACAAAGACTGCAAAAGAATAGGACTCCCGGAGCTTCCCCCCGAGGGGGTCTATATGGTACAGCCAAAAGGGTGCAGTGATGACGAAGATAACACtgaggagcccagagcccctcaaggGACTAGATACCTGGAAGAGAGAGAATCCGAGAGGACAGTCTCCAAGGATGCAGAAGCCCCAACTAAGCTACCCTCAGGAGCACCCTCAGGTGCACCCACAG GAGAAGCATCCTCTTTGCGGGATTATGCAGCCAACACTATGAGTGAATTTCTGGGGATGTTTGGGTACACTCAACCCAATGTGAGAGATGAGCTTGCAAAGAAAATTAGCTTTGAGAAGATCAATCCTGCTACCTCAGAGCCAACCTCTGCTGAAGACCCTCTCAGCAAAAGAGCCAGGTTCTCGAAATATGAAGAGTACATCAGAAAGCTGAAAGCTGGAGAGAACCTGTCTTGGCCTGCCCACGTTGTAAAAGCTGAGGAACTCAACTCCAAAACTATACAAAGCAAAGAGAGCGCATCAACTCTGCAGCCACTAACCAGCAGAGGCCCGGGACATGAGGCAGTCATTTTACAAGAACCCAAAACTACTGTTTTGCCTCTGACGACAGCTGGCAGCTCTCAAATGCAAGGCCTTATGTCTCGATCTTCCAAATATGACTTTTTTATTCAGAAATTAAAAACTGGAGAGTCGTTGCGACCACAAAATGGAAACACCTACAAAAAACCCTCCAAATATGACCTGGAGAATGTCAAGTATCTTCACCTTTTTAAGCCCGGTGAAGGCAACCAAGACATGGGCGGTTCTATCGCTTTTAAAACAGGAAAGGTTGGCCGTCCTTCTAAGTACGATGTGCGCAATATCCAAAAACTCACTCCACTCAAAGCTGCAGCAGTTGTCCCCAgtatatcccctgctcctctcacaAGCACCCCTACCACTCCAGTGCCCGCATCCGAGCAACCAGTCACATTGCCTTTCAACACTCCTGAATATCTAAAGTCAACTTTCTCAAAGACAGACTCCATCACTACAGGAACAGTCTCCACTGTTAA GAATGGACTCCCCCCAGACAAGCCCCCCGAAGATGTAAATATTTACCAGAAATACATTTCCAG ATTTTCTGGCAGCCAACACTGCGGTCATATTCACTGTGCGTATCAGTACCGGGAGCATTACCACTGCCTGGACCCGGAGTGTAACTACCAG AGATTTACTAGCAAGCAAGATGTTATTCGACATTACAATATGCACAAGAAACGAGACAATTCTCTGCAACATGGATTTATGCGTTTCAGTCCTTTAGATGACTGCAGTGTTTACTATCATGGCTGCCATTTAAATGGCAAAAGCACACACTATCACTGCATGCAG GTGGGATGTAACAAAGTGTACACAAGCACCTCAGATGtgatgacacatgaaaacttccATAAGAAGAACACTCAGCTGATTAATGATGGCTTTCAGCGCTTCCGAGCCACTGAAGACTGTGGCACCGTGGAATGCCAGTTCTATGGGCAGAAAACCACTCATTTTCACTGCAG ACGTCCAGGATGCAGCTTTACCTTCAAGAATAAGTGTGACATAGAGAAGCACAAGAGCTACCATATAAAAGATGATGCATATGCAAAAGATGGATTCAAGAAGTTCTACAAATATGAGGAATGCAAATACGAGGGATGTGTGTATAGCAAAGCTACCAACCACTTTCACTGTATACGCACTGGATGTGGCTTTACCTTCACCTCTACCAGCCAGATGACCTCACATAAACGCAAACATGAGAGACGTCACATCCGTAGCTCAGGGGTCCTTGGGCTCTCCTCTTCCCTGATTGGAGGAAAGGACAATGATCTGGAAGAGTCCAGCAATGATGATCTCATTGACTTCTCTGCTTTGAGTAGCAAGAACTCTAGTCTGAGTGCCTCCCCTACGAGCCAGCAGTCTTCCGTATCCCTGGTCCCAAATGTATCTGAAGCACCTTCACCACAAACACATAAATCCACCAGCACCATTCCGCCAACAACAAAGATCTCAGCTCTTCTATCCCAGACATTGCCCACAACTATGCCCCTGGCTTTAGCCATGTCTAGCGCAGCACTTCCTGCTGGTTCTGGGCCATACTTTCCTATCGTGAGTGGCCGTGGAAGCACCACATTACCTCTGAATGCAAGTAATATAATGCCTGCAGCAGCTCCAGATTCTTCTCCGCAGTCAGCTTCTGGGGCCAGTGATCAAAACAGCACTTCCCCAGCTGCTACATCCATAATGGAAAAGATTTCCGCTAGTAAGGGTCTAATCTCCCCAATGATGGCACGGTTGGCAGCAGCGGCACTCAAGCAGTCTCCTTCTCCTGAAGCAG GCAATGGTCAAACAACAGGTCGCCTTAGCTTTAAAACAGAAACTTCAGATCCTGAGGGAACACTACAGAACAGCTCCCAAGAGCACAGTCTAGACCTTAGTTTGAACAG TAATGAGCCCAATGGACAAGACACAGTATGTGATCCGCTGCTTCATCCCACTTTTGCAAATAAG AGCCAACACAGCAATGCAGGGAGTTCTCTAAGCCTAAAAGCAGACGCCGAGAGCAGTGACTCTGGAGCTGGGGAGTCAACGCATTATCTAGGCAAAGTAATGAAGGCCCTTGACCGTGAAAAGAACTCCGTACCTTGGAAGACATACCTGCGCAG ATTTGATCCGGTGGACGTGTGTGACCATCAGTGCGATTTCCTGCATAAACTGCACTTTCACTGCATTGTGGAAGAATGTGGAGCTCTTTTCAGTACTCAGGATGGAGCCGTCAAACATGCAAA CTTTCATTTTCGGACTGATGTAGGAACAAAGGGCGGCTCCGATATTTCTTTTACAGGAGAAAATAAGGTCTCCCCCATGTCAGCATCGCCTCCTATCCCCACAACTCTGACACCTGGATGTGAGGTTCCTGCTCCCTGCCATGCTGCTGTCCCATCTACACCAACTCTACTAGCATGGAAACAGCTAGCGTCATCCATACCCCAAATCCCGCAAATACCAGCATCGGTACCCAGTTTAGCCTCATCTCCCATGGCAACAACTTCTCTTGAAAATGCGAAACCTCAAGTCAAGCCAGGTTTCCTACAGTTCCAGGAAAA CGATCCTTGCCTGGCCACTGACTGCAAATATGCAAACAAATTTCATTTTCATTGTTTATTTGGAAACTGCAAATATGTGTGTAAGACATCAGGAAAAGCGGAATCCCACTGCCTCGACCACATCAACCCCAACAACAGCCTAGTGAATGTGCGAGACCAATTTGCGTATTACTCCTTGCAGTGTCTCTGCCCAAACCAG CACTGTGAATTCAGAATGCGTGGACACTACCATTGTTTAAGGCCCAGCTGTTACTTTGTCACCAACATAACCACTAAGCTTCCATGGCATGTGAAAAAACACGAGAAGGCAGAACGAAGAGCAGCAAATGGCTTCAAATACTTCACCAAGAGGGAAGAATGTGGCAGATTAG GATGCAAATACAACCAGGTGAATAGCCATTTCCACTGCATTCGGGAAGGCTGTCAGTTCTCATTCCTCCTTAAACACCAGATGACATCACATGCCCGCAAGCACATGAGGAGAATGCTGGGAAAGAATTTTGACCGAGTACCTGGACAG ATGGTCTCCCATACTCAGCTGAGTGGCAGTGCAGCCCACAGTCCGTCCTCTACAGAAAATACTTCAGCGTTCCAGACCACAGCCCAAAACATGATGGACACAGAGACTGATGAGTGCATGGACTACTCTGGTTTGGGCAGCCCTGGCGGGATGTCTTCAGAGTCCTCCAACCTTGATCGCAGCTGCTCCAGTACCCCGGTGGGCAATGACAGTGCTGATGCAG GCTGCCTGATCCCTTCTGCTTCTGACGACACCCACAATGCACCTCCACCACCGCCAGCAGCGGCTATGCCTCATGCTCCTTCCTTTCCTCCTGCCTTGGTTAGGCCTCCCCTTACTTCCCTACCGTTCCTGCTCTCTCCATCTTGTGTCTCATACTCCTTGATCACTGCCAGCCTTGGGGTCAGCAGGGGCATTGTGGTGCCAACAAGCAGCGCTCCAACTTTTACACCAGTAATAGCCACTCCAGCTCCCGTCAAAAGTGATGTCCCACTAGTACAGGATGCAGCAG GAAACACCATAACCATGCCAACAGCTTCTGGAGCCAAAAAACGATTCTGGATCATTGAGGATATGTCACCTTTTGGCAAAAGACGGAAGACTGCCTCTTCACGCAAAATGTTGGATGAAGGGATGATGTTGGAAGGATTCCGACGTTATGACCTGTATGAAGATTGTAAGGATACAGCATGCCAGTTTTCTCTGAAGGTCACTCACTACCACTGCACCAGAGAAAACTGTGGCTATAAGTTCTGTGGACGAACCCACATGTATAAGCATGCACAGCACCATGACAGAGTGGACAACCTTGTACTTGATGACTTTAAGCGTTTCAAATCCTCTCTTAGCTGCAACTTCCCTGACTGTCAGTTCTCTGGCAATAGCACACATTTTCACTGCTTGCGTTGTGGTTTCCGCTGCACCGACAGCACGAAAGTGACCGCCCACCGTAAGCACCACGGAAAGCAAGATGTCATCAGTGCCGCAGGTTTctgtcagttcagttccagtgCTGACTGCGAGGTGCCCGAATGCAAGTACAAGCTGAAGTGCTCACACTTTCATTGCACTTATCCCAGCTGCAAGCACACTGTAGTGGGAATGTCTCAAATGGACTCACATAAGCGTAAGCATGAGAAACAGGAAAGGGGGGAACTACCTTCAGTTTCTCCTGGGCAAGAGGGGTCCACTCAATGTAGTGCTGACTATGACCTTCAAAATCCACCAGTGAACTTGGACAGTTCCCTAAATTTGAGCACAGACACTCATAACTCCCTTCTGTTTCTGAAAAATGCTGCAGGGGTGGGCCTCAATGACTCCCTGGACCTTAGCAAGAAACCACAGGATGGGGCTGAAAGTGTCCTTAGGGAAAACACTCAGATAGCAAACTGTGGGGATGCTGATGATGACATGTCTCAGGATGAAGAAGAAGAGGAtgacgaagaggaggaggatgaagaactcaatgaagatgaagaggaggaagatGATGAGGAAGATCTGAACACAGATTCTGAGGACTCCTTGCCTGATGGTGAATGTTTATCAAGGAAAGACAACAAAGAAAGTGCTGGGGATTCTACAAACCACTGTGATACCTCCAAAAATCCACTGAACCTCCAAACATCCCCATAA